Proteins from a genomic interval of Nostoc sp. TCL240-02:
- a CDS encoding T3SS effector HopA1 family protein yields the protein MQLLNSTQSQSETSLTNLLLDALQDIVQKVEIKADFSIHHPDYKPLKLPDEVIERFQKMSTQMQQKYLSLQLRSFLYGIYYNGSMRSALALNAERNALPLDLENNTVLGIDVGFYERLDESNCGQGYFDSGWSVVREETDGTLVVTKGSLRLHIQRVKHLQVIEQTAVVGDSVAIRLPKNRVQNGFYMAVSNLGFSKVAKDKNPLVTVRIYFNLTPEGAVAVMESLTQWLNELAITFSFKVLYNPKEYGRYDSGVLYFDKTDYQVVSKVLQDVYRKNKLHFQPEVPLFTMQLIAGLGLAEEPNQKFAEQESFGMNRCQIVANGLLTAWYQRDDSPEGRMQAIYEQFSLLGIDLQRAYLNANSENIYQLFN from the coding sequence ATGCAATTATTAAACTCTACTCAATCTCAATCAGAGACTAGTTTAACTAATCTATTACTAGATGCGCTGCAAGATATTGTTCAAAAAGTTGAGATTAAGGCTGATTTCTCTATTCACCATCCAGATTACAAACCTTTGAAATTACCAGATGAAGTGATTGAACGATTTCAGAAAATGTCAACTCAGATGCAGCAGAAATATTTGAGTCTACAACTGCGGAGCTTTCTCTATGGTATTTATTACAACGGTTCTATGCGAAGTGCGCTAGCACTAAATGCAGAAAGAAATGCTTTGCCCCTAGATTTAGAAAATAATACTGTTTTGGGGATAGATGTCGGTTTTTATGAGCGATTAGATGAAAGTAATTGTGGACAAGGCTATTTTGACTCTGGTTGGTCTGTAGTCAGAGAAGAAACAGATGGTACTTTAGTAGTAACTAAGGGCAGTTTGAGGTTACATATTCAGAGGGTTAAGCATCTTCAAGTTATCGAACAAACTGCCGTAGTAGGCGATTCAGTAGCTATCCGCCTGCCCAAGAATCGGGTGCAAAATGGCTTTTATATGGCGGTTAGTAATCTGGGTTTTAGTAAGGTTGCAAAGGATAAAAATCCCCTAGTAACCGTAAGAATCTATTTCAATTTAACTCCCGAAGGTGCTGTGGCAGTTATGGAGAGCTTGACACAATGGCTGAATGAGTTAGCAATTACTTTCAGTTTTAAGGTTTTATATAATCCCAAAGAATATGGACGGTATGACTCAGGAGTTTTGTATTTTGATAAAACAGATTATCAGGTAGTTAGTAAAGTTTTGCAGGATGTATATAGGAAAAATAAATTGCATTTTCAGCCGGAAGTTCCCTTGTTCACGATGCAGCTGATAGCAGGATTGGGGTTGGCAGAAGAACCCAACCAAAAGTTTGCTGAACAGGAAAGTTTTGGGATGAATCGCTGTCAGATTGTGGCGAATGGATTACTAACAGCTTGGTATCAAAGAGATGATTCCCCAGAAGGGCGGATGCAAGCTATCTATGAGCAATTTTCTCTTTTGGGAATTGACTTGCAGCGTGCTTACTTAAATGCTAATTCTGAAAATATTTACCAGTTGTTTAACTGA
- a CDS encoding nif11-class peptide radical SAM maturase 3 — MTYRRISYAVWEITLKCNLACQHCGSRAGHTRAKELSTEEALDLVSQMAEVGITEVTLIGGEAFLRPDWLEIAQAVTQAGMLCGMTTGGYGITLETARRMKEAGIQVVSVSVDGLEATHDRIRGRQGSWQWAFKTMSHLKEVGISFGCNTQINRLSAPEFPRIYEHLRDAGVFAWQIQLTVPMGNAADNSEILLQPYELLDVYPMIARVAQRAKREGVRVQPGNNIGYYGPYERFLRGGDAWTFWQGCSAGLSALGIEADGAIKGCPSLPTSAYTGGNIRDRSLRSIIEETEELRFNLGAGTPKGTEHLWGFCKTCEFAELCRGGCSWTAHVFFDKRGNNPYCHHRALTQQKQGIRERVFLKHRAEGNPFDNGEFSLVEEVINAPWPENDSLHFTADSIQWPDSWQQEPLLPSLIVLN; from the coding sequence ATGACCTATCGCAGAATTAGCTATGCGGTTTGGGAAATTACCCTAAAGTGCAATCTTGCATGTCAACACTGTGGCTCTCGTGCTGGTCATACTAGGGCAAAAGAATTGTCCACCGAAGAAGCCCTTGATCTGGTTAGCCAGATGGCGGAAGTTGGGATTACAGAAGTAACACTCATTGGTGGTGAAGCTTTTCTGCGTCCTGATTGGCTGGAAATAGCCCAAGCAGTTACCCAAGCTGGGATGCTCTGTGGTATGACAACCGGGGGTTATGGTATCACTTTAGAGACAGCACGACGGATGAAAGAAGCTGGAATCCAAGTAGTTTCCGTCTCTGTTGATGGCTTAGAAGCAACCCACGATCGCATTCGGGGTAGACAAGGCTCCTGGCAATGGGCGTTTAAGACCATGAGCCATCTTAAAGAAGTAGGTATTTCTTTTGGTTGCAATACTCAAATCAATCGCCTCTCTGCACCAGAATTCCCCCGTATTTATGAGCATCTCCGTGATGCAGGTGTCTTCGCTTGGCAAATTCAATTGACTGTACCGATGGGGAATGCAGCTGATAATAGCGAGATTTTACTACAACCTTATGAATTACTCGATGTGTACCCAATGATTGCTCGTGTTGCTCAACGGGCAAAGCGAGAAGGGGTGAGGGTTCAGCCAGGGAATAATATCGGTTACTACGGCCCCTATGAGCGATTTTTACGAGGCGGCGATGCTTGGACTTTTTGGCAGGGATGCAGTGCTGGATTATCTGCTTTAGGAATTGAAGCAGATGGAGCGATTAAAGGTTGTCCTTCACTGCCAACTTCAGCTTACACTGGCGGAAATATCCGCGATCGCTCTTTGCGAAGCATCATTGAAGAAACAGAAGAACTACGGTTTAATCTAGGGGCTGGTACTCCCAAAGGCACAGAACATTTGTGGGGTTTCTGCAAAACTTGTGAATTTGCTGAACTCTGTCGAGGTGGTTGCAGCTGGACTGCACACGTCTTTTTTGACAAACGAGGCAACAATCCTTATTGTCATCATCGTGCCCTCACCCAACAAAAACAAGGTATTCGAGAACGAGTATTCCTCAAGCATCGAGCAGAGGGTAATCCCTTTGATAATGGAGAATTTTCTCTAGTTGAAGAAGTGATTAATGCACCTTGGCCAGAAAACGATTCTCTTCATTTTACTGCTGACAGTATTCAATGGCCAGACAGTTGGCAGCAAGAACCATTACTACCATCTTTGATTGTTTTGAATTAA
- a CDS encoding Nif11-like leader peptide family natural product precursor, producing MSLENVRAFYQRLASDEAFLTQMQGVESKDECSQVVKTAGYDFTQEEFEEYTTQLLESNAAEDELKDLSEKQLEAVFGGIIGKPIIQPLYGVIWWPPVKWPPIQPQPLYGIVTTNDI from the coding sequence ATGTCTTTAGAAAACGTCAGAGCATTTTATCAAAGGCTAGCCTCTGATGAGGCTTTCCTTACCCAAATGCAAGGGGTTGAAAGCAAGGATGAATGCAGCCAAGTTGTTAAAACTGCTGGCTATGATTTTACTCAAGAAGAGTTTGAAGAATATACAACTCAATTATTAGAGTCAAATGCTGCTGAGGATGAACTTAAGGATTTAAGTGAAAAACAATTAGAAGCAGTTTTTGGTGGCATCATTGGTAAGCCTATAATACAACCTTTATATGGGGTTATTTGGTGGCCTCCTGTTAAGTGGCCGCCTATTCAGCCTCAGCCTCTATATGGAATTGTGACGACCAATGATATCTAA
- a CDS encoding aminoglycoside phosphotransferase family protein, which produces MTFILNTHNVFDYLVEQGLCNQCEQPPSNIEPLAAKNFNLLLTFPDSRKLLVKQERYYQQGKAAGEFLTEWRIQDFLQRFSNFDHYRQFLPEVLHFDVENSIIVFKYLDDYRDLMDFYTKENSFPTKIATAVGAILGTIHRDTFNRQEYQNFFSKNSDNLIVDQVPHLIQRLERVEPEIFGLIPDNALKFFVLYQRYDSLGDAIAELGNAVIPSCLTHNDLKLNNILLQKNWQHSINNTIKLIDWERSAWGDPAFDLGTLIGSYVQIWLGSLVISNSLSIEESLRLAITPLELLQPSIAALAQAYLNTFPEIVEYRPDFLQRVVQFVGLALIQQIQAMIQYQKYFGNTGIAMLQVAKTLLCRPIQSMPTIFGTAVAELVTVNASTR; this is translated from the coding sequence ATGACATTTATTTTAAATACTCACAATGTTTTCGATTATTTAGTTGAACAGGGTTTATGCAATCAGTGCGAGCAACCTCCCAGCAACATAGAACCACTTGCAGCAAAGAACTTTAATTTATTACTAACTTTTCCAGATAGTCGTAAGCTTCTTGTTAAGCAAGAACGATATTATCAGCAAGGGAAAGCGGCTGGTGAGTTTTTGACTGAGTGGCGAATTCAAGACTTTTTACAGAGGTTTTCCAATTTCGATCACTATCGCCAATTTTTGCCAGAGGTGCTGCATTTTGATGTAGAGAATTCCATTATTGTCTTCAAATACCTAGATGACTATCGGGATTTAATGGATTTTTACACTAAAGAAAATAGCTTTCCCACAAAAATTGCTACAGCAGTTGGTGCTATCTTAGGAACTATACATCGTGACACTTTTAATCGCCAAGAATATCAAAATTTTTTCTCTAAAAATTCAGATAATTTAATAGTTGACCAAGTACCGCATTTAATCCAGAGATTAGAAAGGGTTGAACCAGAAATTTTTGGTTTGATACCTGATAATGCGTTAAAGTTTTTTGTCCTCTATCAACGGTATGATAGCTTAGGAGACGCGATCGCTGAACTGGGTAATGCTGTAATTCCTTCATGTCTAACCCACAATGACCTGAAGCTAAATAATATCCTTCTGCAAAAAAATTGGCAGCATTCTATTAACAATACTATCAAATTGATTGATTGGGAACGCTCTGCTTGGGGAGATCCAGCCTTTGATTTGGGAACGCTTATTGGCAGCTATGTGCAAATCTGGCTAGGTAGCTTGGTAATCAGCAATTCTTTGAGTATTGAAGAATCTTTGCGTTTAGCAATAACGCCTTTAGAACTACTCCAGCCTTCAATTGCCGCATTAGCTCAAGCTTATTTAAACACTTTTCCAGAAATTGTAGAATACCGACCTGATTTTTTGCAGAGGGTCGTACAATTTGTAGGTCTTGCTTTAATTCAACAAATTCAAGCGATGATTCAATATCAAAAATACTTTGGCAATACAGGGATTGCTATGCTTCAGGTTGCTAAAACATTATTATGCCGTCCCATACAATCAATGCCAACAATTTTTGGTACTGCGGTTGCAGAACTAGTTACTGTTAATGCTTCTACTAGGTAA
- a CDS encoding peptidylprolyl isomerase, with protein sequence MADSIQQLTLPEITPASDEDILAYLRHSFTIAAVAAATEQNTFIVKVCEQLGITVTDEELQTAGDLFRHQHKLLGVSETLAWLTQQRIIAEDWTQGIHLSLLTQKLKENLFGENVDAHYINNRDHYKRVALSQILVKDITVANTIVQLLQENRVSFTALALEYSQGKQSKENGGFVGVRFFAELLPEITKAITDAQEDKVVGPIQTQMGYHILRIDKWIPANLSEIREEILQSLFQAWLKQNTFNKKYI encoded by the coding sequence ATGGCAGATTCCATACAACAGTTGACATTACCAGAAATTACACCTGCCTCAGATGAGGATATACTTGCTTACTTACGTCATTCTTTTACAATTGCGGCAGTAGCTGCTGCTACCGAACAGAATACATTCATAGTCAAAGTATGTGAACAGTTAGGAATTACAGTTACTGATGAAGAATTGCAAACAGCAGGAGACTTATTTCGCCACCAGCACAAACTGCTAGGAGTATCGGAAACACTAGCATGGCTGACACAGCAACGAATTATTGCAGAGGATTGGACACAAGGAATTCACCTATCTCTACTTACTCAGAAATTAAAAGAAAATCTCTTCGGTGAGAACGTCGATGCTCATTACATTAACAACCGCGATCATTATAAGCGTGTGGCTTTATCGCAAATTTTAGTAAAAGATATAACAGTAGCAAATACTATTGTTCAACTTCTACAAGAAAATCGAGTATCATTCACTGCCTTAGCGTTGGAATATTCGCAGGGAAAACAATCAAAAGAAAATGGCGGTTTCGTTGGAGTCCGCTTCTTTGCTGAATTATTACCAGAGATAACAAAGGCCATCACTGATGCACAGGAAGACAAAGTAGTTGGGCCAATTCAAACTCAAATGGGTTATCACATCCTCCGAATCGATAAGTGGATACCTGCAAATTTAAGTGAGATTAGAGAAGAAATTTTGCAGTCTTTGTTTCAGGCTTGGTTAAAACAAAATACTTTCAATAAAAAATATATATAA
- a CDS encoding nitrogen fixation protein — MENIAADKTTLCPSARPESEDSVVFGIISGTVAEPRVAYLKQPQPLTDELIAKANPITPAEIFRTAAPCATKACQHFDGQDCRLATRIIEKLPTVAEELPPCSIRRDCRWWQQEGKAACMRCPQVITDNYNASELAIKVAIPTAN; from the coding sequence ATGGAAAACATTGCTGCTGATAAAACGACACTTTGCCCCAGTGCTAGGCCAGAATCCGAGGATAGTGTGGTTTTCGGCATCATCAGTGGAACAGTAGCAGAACCCCGTGTGGCTTATCTCAAACAGCCCCAGCCGCTCACGGATGAACTCATAGCAAAAGCTAACCCAATTACACCTGCCGAAATTTTTCGCACAGCCGCACCTTGCGCCACAAAAGCTTGCCAACATTTTGATGGACAAGATTGTCGTCTAGCCACGCGAATTATCGAAAAGTTACCCACAGTAGCAGAGGAACTACCCCCTTGTTCCATACGCCGAGATTGTCGGTGGTGGCAACAAGAAGGGAAAGCAGCTTGTATGCGTTGTCCCCAAGTGATTACAGATAACTACAATGCCTCTGAACTAGCAATTAAAGTAGCAATACCAACTGCTAATTAA
- a CDS encoding peptidylprolyl isomerase produces the protein MSQPITITNEDILHQIKLSCKIPEIVEQIVSRKVIISAAEEASIKVEIEELQKIADQIRLDNKLNSANDTWTWLEKHGLSLDEFEEIIYYTIISNKLALYLFADKIEPYFFEHQLDYFSAVMYEVVLDDEDLAIELFYAIQEGEISFYDVAYKYITDTKLRRKLGYQGIVQRKDMKSEISATVFAAKPPQLIKPILTSSGVHIILVEEIIQPQLNENMRTKIFAELFSQWLKKKSEYITVLLSLSPELVQSF, from the coding sequence ATGTCACAGCCCATTACTATTACTAACGAAGATATTCTTCATCAAATCAAGCTATCTTGCAAAATTCCTGAGATAGTTGAACAGATTGTTAGCCGTAAAGTAATTATATCTGCTGCGGAAGAAGCTAGCATTAAAGTAGAGATTGAAGAACTCCAAAAGATAGCAGACCAAATCCGGTTAGATAACAAACTCAATAGTGCTAATGATACCTGGACATGGCTAGAAAAACATGGTCTTTCATTGGATGAATTTGAAGAAATTATCTACTATACTATTATCTCTAACAAGTTAGCTCTTTATCTGTTTGCAGATAAAATCGAACCATATTTCTTTGAACACCAACTAGATTACTTTAGTGCCGTAATGTATGAAGTCGTCTTAGATGATGAAGATTTAGCAATAGAACTCTTTTATGCCATTCAAGAAGGGGAAATTAGTTTTTATGATGTTGCTTATAAATACATTACAGATACAAAACTACGGCGAAAATTAGGATATCAAGGTATAGTACAACGCAAGGATATGAAGTCGGAAATTTCTGCTACTGTCTTTGCTGCTAAACCACCACAGCTTATCAAGCCAATCTTGACATCTTCAGGTGTACATATCATTCTTGTAGAAGAAATAATTCAGCCGCAATTGAATGAAAATATGCGTACTAAAATCTTTGCAGAATTATTTTCTCAATGGCTCAAGAAAAAATCTGAATATATAACTGTGTTATTATCACTTTCACCAGAACTAGTTCAATCATTTTGA
- a CDS encoding HlyD family efflux transporter periplasmic adaptor subunit, whose translation MTDILNGRVKTLLIENASYQENLPPPLTVIPKDDWSEITKESLENLPQVWTRGLLYFLVIIVSIILPWAILCKVDETGTARGRTEPKEKTIKLDAAVAGTVAEIRVKEGESVKAGQTLLLLESELVKADLQQAQDKLEGQLNRLTQLNSSKNQLIVSLTTQQQQNQSQQLEKQSQIDQAQRSINTLINAYGLQKEEKLSQLNQAQQTLENSRTVSILMESTLASTQREVERYRKLKQEGIVPEINLVEKQDIAKDKQKLYEQSRSEIKQSKLRLEEQQSSYERNIRQASADIEQAKLRLKEQERGYQSLSRSGQLAVLKVADQQKTLDTEITSLKAEISQTKSQIESLKFQLGQRDIRATVSGMLFQLPIQKAGSVVQLGTMVAEIAPINSPFIIRAQMATTESGFLQKGLPVKIKFDAYPFQDYGILSGELIKISPTTIEIDTPNGKVAAYNLEISLKQNCIPSANKCIPLHPGDTATAEVIVRQRRIIDFLIDPFKKLQQGGIKL comes from the coding sequence ATGACAGATATATTAAATGGACGAGTTAAAACACTATTAATAGAAAATGCATCCTATCAGGAAAATTTACCGCCTCCATTAACAGTAATCCCAAAGGATGATTGGTCTGAAATAACTAAAGAATCGCTTGAAAATCTTCCCCAGGTTTGGACAAGAGGCTTGCTATATTTTCTGGTAATTATTGTATCTATAATTTTACCTTGGGCAATCCTATGTAAAGTAGACGAAACAGGTACAGCAAGAGGACGCACTGAGCCTAAAGAAAAGACAATTAAGCTCGATGCTGCTGTGGCAGGAACTGTTGCTGAAATTCGAGTTAAAGAAGGTGAGTCAGTTAAAGCTGGACAAACTTTATTATTGTTAGAATCGGAACTAGTGAAAGCAGATTTACAGCAGGCACAGGATAAGTTAGAGGGACAGTTAAACCGTCTTACTCAGTTAAATTCATCTAAAAATCAGTTAATTGTATCGTTGACAACTCAACAACAACAAAATCAATCTCAACAGTTAGAGAAACAGTCCCAAATTGACCAAGCACAACGGAGCATTAATACTTTGATAAATGCCTATGGATTACAAAAAGAAGAAAAATTATCTCAATTAAATCAGGCACAACAAACTCTTGAAAATAGCCGAACTGTTAGTATCTTAATGGAAAGTACTTTAGCAAGTACTCAGCGAGAGGTGGAACGTTATAGAAAACTAAAACAAGAAGGAATTGTTCCAGAAATTAATTTGGTAGAAAAACAAGATATAGCTAAAGATAAGCAAAAATTATATGAACAAAGTAGATCGGAGATTAAACAGTCTAAGTTACGTTTAGAAGAACAACAGAGTAGTTACGAGCGAAATATTCGCCAAGCTAGTGCAGATATTGAACAAGCTAAGTTGCGACTTAAGGAACAAGAAAGAGGCTATCAGTCCTTGAGTCGTTCTGGTCAGCTAGCTGTACTAAAAGTTGCCGATCAACAAAAAACACTAGATACAGAAATTACTTCCTTAAAAGCAGAAATTTCTCAAACAAAAAGTCAGATTGAATCATTAAAATTTCAATTGGGACAACGAGATATAAGAGCTACCGTGAGCGGTATGCTATTTCAATTACCAATTCAAAAGGCTGGATCGGTAGTACAACTAGGAACAATGGTTGCAGAGATTGCACCCATAAATTCGCCTTTCATAATTCGGGCACAAATGGCAACTACAGAAAGTGGCTTTTTGCAAAAAGGATTACCAGTAAAGATCAAATTTGATGCTTATCCATTTCAGGATTATGGTATTCTCTCAGGAGAATTAATCAAAATTTCTCCTACTACTATAGAGATAGACACACCTAATGGAAAGGTAGCAGCTTATAACTTAGAAATTTCTCTAAAACAGAATTGTATTCCCTCGGCTAATAAATGTATTCCTTTGCATCCAGGGGATACAGCGACCGCTGAAGTGATTGTACGCCAACGCCGTATTATCGATTTCCTAATTGATCCGTTTAAGAAGTTACAGCAGGGTGGTATAAAATTGTAA
- a CDS encoding Nif11-like leader peptide family RiPP precursor produces MSLENVRAFYERLASDEVFRVQIQGVESKDAGREILKNAGFDFSQQEFEEYTEQLLETTASDDDLKDLNEKELEAVFGGAIPVIFPGGLPILMYGVVITSIRFLF; encoded by the coding sequence ATGTCTTTAGAAAATGTGAGAGCTTTCTACGAAAGACTAGCATCTGATGAAGTTTTCCGCGTTCAAATTCAAGGCGTTGAAAGCAAGGATGCAGGTAGAGAAATTTTGAAAAACGCTGGTTTTGATTTTAGCCAGCAAGAATTTGAAGAATATACAGAGCAATTGTTAGAAACAACTGCGTCTGATGATGATTTAAAAGACCTAAACGAAAAAGAATTGGAAGCTGTGTTTGGTGGAGCAATACCTGTTATTTTTCCTGGAGGTCTGCCAATCCTAATGTACGGAGTTGTCATTACATCAATTCGTTTCTTGTTCTAA
- a CDS encoding aldo/keto reductase, which translates to MLITDLRLQTYVPSEQVDCSNAQFPESDMPLYRKLGRTDLTVSCLGLGGGGSISSEDTLYAFDQGINYFFYSSDLHHYIYSSMAGALRQMCGRGSLKREKVVLATVTYIKNPEMAMAALLDQFVDLNIDYIDVFFWGWIGSKDGPALQDCLQLSSDLRGANSVYQRSIEKMLGISERLKKMGAVRYVGASFHDINLAQQWSNSPLLDVVMVRHNVAHRSAQSQIFNQLDDQDPYRPGIVTFKSTGSHTGVLWDAPQNLPEGCWRPSVPDLYRYSLSQNCVDVCLTGWQYREEIDAAIAGIQKGKLSQTEIDYLNLYGDLHRNRLSLTEISPEHLIYRS; encoded by the coding sequence ATGCTAATAACGGATCTTAGATTACAAACTTACGTACCATCAGAGCAAGTTGATTGTTCAAATGCTCAATTCCCAGAATCAGATATGCCTTTGTATCGAAAACTGGGACGAACTGACCTAACAGTTAGCTGCTTGGGTTTGGGTGGTGGTGGTAGCATTTCCAGTGAAGATACCCTTTACGCTTTTGACCAAGGAATTAACTACTTTTTTTACTCCAGCGACCTGCACCATTATATATATAGTTCAATGGCTGGAGCATTGCGCCAGATGTGTGGACGTGGTTCCTTAAAGCGAGAAAAAGTAGTACTGGCAACAGTAACTTATATCAAAAATCCAGAGATGGCAATGGCTGCTCTGTTAGATCAGTTTGTCGATTTGAACATTGACTATATTGATGTGTTTTTCTGGGGCTGGATTGGTTCTAAAGATGGGCCAGCTTTACAAGATTGCTTGCAGCTTTCTTCTGATTTAAGAGGAGCTAATTCTGTCTATCAGCGTAGTATTGAAAAAATGCTTGGCATTTCAGAGCGCCTTAAAAAAATGGGAGCTGTTCGCTATGTTGGTGCTTCTTTTCATGATATCAATCTTGCTCAACAGTGGTCTAATAGTCCTTTGTTAGATGTAGTGATGGTCAGACACAATGTTGCTCATAGGTCTGCTCAATCGCAAATATTTAATCAGCTAGATGACCAAGACCCTTATAGACCTGGTATTGTTACTTTTAAGTCTACAGGCTCTCACACGGGAGTTCTGTGGGATGCTCCTCAAAATTTGCCAGAAGGTTGTTGGCGGCCTTCAGTACCTGATTTATATCGCTACTCTCTAAGTCAGAATTGTGTGGATGTTTGCTTAACTGGATGGCAATACCGGGAAGAAATTGATGCTGCGATCGCCGGAATACAAAAAGGCAAGCTTTCCCAAACAGAAATTGACTACCTAAATTTGTACGGGGATTTACATCGCAACAGACTTTCTCTAACTGAGATTTCACCAGAACACTTAATTTATCGCTCCTAA